A stretch of Bombus vancouverensis nearcticus chromosome 13, iyBomVanc1_principal, whole genome shotgun sequence DNA encodes these proteins:
- the LOC143303554 gene encoding uncharacterized protein LOC143303554: MHNGFAEYLHETTAQQCARMHQDGTFSLGPQNLIVGLKDNATETRSLVLAGKLTDDGSCQGTQYVDPYGSWEKVVVQATVRISLKSAVVPVRIEANKILLKSGTVCTFSEGNCLDAEDGYTYWQPQPPSPCKFDQYDVLYEGIATKIQEIKANRESVQPIYALTTQEVTFALTKTGEQPLCGYTLLSTEHPKLFLLETTRGNTFISKRKTAVENLDIFAYVNSKFIYVEKHIKRQMTTLYHDILTQRCTTQKKLIENALSLAILLPDEFAYTITKAPGHMALIAGEAVHIVKCIPVQVKVRHTTECYSELPVWQGNRTAFLTPKTHILTQHGNHRECSAVLPTLYNIDGLWHKFVPKPMETIALQELRPDVRQTWQYSAPSSLATSGIYTQKDLDALRDHVMFPAEKSAVLNTLARGATGKTIVPGTINILGMMDENTLTTIAKNTVSSLWTGFMEFGTVSAAIFGILVIFKLIKTIIDIAIHGYQLRETYGCGIVLLGAICGSVTHLLLYLKAKRNIDDQAAQPQGISITPVVTQQPTPSTSALSELRDTISQIFFGNLNSKGGGVTSHAPHAP; the protein is encoded by the coding sequence atgcataacggattcgcagaatacctccatgaaacaaccgcccaacaatgtgcaaggatgcaccaagacggcacgttttcgctcggaccacaaaaccttatagttggcctaaaggataatgcaacagaaacaaggtcgcttgtcctagccggcaagctaacagacgacggcagctgccagggaacacagtatgtagacccatacggaagctgggaaaaggtcgtcgtgcaagcaacagtaaggataagtttaaaatcagcagttgtgccagtacggatcgaggcaaacaaaattctactgaaatcaggaacggtatgtacctttagcgaagggaactgtctagacgctgaagacggatacacttattggcaaccacaaccaccctcaccatgcaaatttgatcagtacgatgtgctatatgaaggaattgctacaaaaaTCCAGGAAATAAAAGCCAACAGAGAATCAGTACAACCaatttacgcactaacaacgcaagaagtaacatttgcactgactaaaaccggagaacagccactgtgtggatataccctactatccaccgaacaccccaaattgttcctgttagaaacaacaagaggaaatacgtttatctccaaaagaaagacagcagtcgaaaacttggacatattcgcatacgtcaactcaaaattcatttacgtagagaaacatattaaacgacaaatgacaacattgtatcatgatatattgacacaaagatgtaccacgcagaagaaactaatagagaatgctttaagcttagcaatcttactgccggatgaatttgcatataccataaccaaagccccaggacacatggccctgatcgcaggagaagcagtccacatagtcaaatgcattccggtacaagtaaaagtacgacatacaacagaatgctactcggagctacccgtttggcaagggaatcgcaccgcatttttaacgccaaagacacacatcctaacgcaacacggaaaccaccgagaatgtagcgcggtactacctacgctatacaatatcgacggactctggcacaaattcgtaccaaaacccatggaaacaattgcactacaggaactccgcccggacgtacgtcaaacgtggcaatattcagcaccatcgtcgttggccacgagcggaatatatacccaaaaggatctcgatgcactacgggaccacgtcatgttcccggcagaaaaatctgcagtcttgaatacattggccagaggagcaacaggaaaaacaatcgtccctggaacaataaacatcctgggaatgatggacgaaaacacattaacgacaatagcaaaaaataccgtatcaagcttatggactggttttatggaatttggaactgtcagtgcagcaatatttggaatacttgtaatatttaaactaatcaagacgataatagacatagccatacacggataccagttacgtgaaacttacggatgtggaatcgtcctgttaggagcaatatgcggctcagtcacccacctgctactatacctcaaagcaaaacgaaatatcgatgatcaagcagcacaacctcaagggatatcgataacaccggtagtcactcaacaaccaacgccatctacgtccgccttgagcgaactcagagacaccatcagtcaaattttctttggaaatttgaactccaagggcgggggtgtcacgtcccacgctccgcacgcgccgtaa
- the LOC117162238 gene encoding uncharacterized protein LOC117162238, whose amino-acid sequence MFAEAFPSEIPFQTSLPKRKRDSEEPMGDSGGSIKRMRPCDKPRVSEWLEELFNIGAEAVSKFGFDDSVTFDENFFDAETVVLEREPPLVEIVDTDRCVKVRFANEIPEEVLEAHLRHHASGRKGISPVCVYVLVYA is encoded by the exons atgtttgcggaggcatttccatcagagattcctttccagacttccctg cccaagcgaaagagggattccgaagaacccatgggcgactcgggaggatccatcaaacgcatgcggccctgtgataaaccacgagtatcagagtggttggaggaactattcaacattggtgccgaggccgtgtcgaaattcggCTTTGACGAttcggttactttcgacgagaatttcttcgatgcagagaccgtcgtattggagagggaaccccctctggttgaaatcgttgataccgatcgttgcgtgaaagttcgttttgcgaatgaaattcccgaagaggttttggaggcacatcttcgtcaccatgcttctgggagaaagggaatttcccctgtatgcgtgtatgtattggtgtatgcgtga
- the LOC143303555 gene encoding uncharacterized protein LOC143303555 gives MVACVYRLFNVNNSTFSMLHHLPRSFPQHHLILRYALDTYYGCLQSSYICGHKGFRYLCCSMNSGMLPHWLLYMAFRKQGAITYFARKPSCIMITCSQGRCHTLCSTNNDP, from the exons atggtcgcttgcgtgtatcgtttgtttaatgtcaaca attctactttttcgatgctgcatcacttacctagatcattcccacaacatcatctgattcttcgatatgccttggatacctactacggttgtcttcaatcgtcttatatctgtggccataaag ggttccgctatctgtgttgttcgatgaacagtggcatgcttccaca ctggctgttgtacatggcgTTCCGCAaacagggagccataacctattttgcacgtaaaccttcttgTATtatgatcacttgttcacaag gtcgCTGTCATAcgttatgttccacgaacaacgatccataa